A single region of the Desulfuromonas sp. genome encodes:
- a CDS encoding DNA-binding protein, with amino-acid sequence MSIDLIRIERSIRLIRGDKVLLDEDLAELYGVSVKRLNEQVKRNLDRFPADFMFQLTNQEFKDLKSQFATSNQWGGRRTPPYAFSEQGVAMLSSVLNSPRAVQVNIEIMRTFVRLRKILASHADLAEKLEGLEQKYDEQFRVVFEAIRQLMSPDVAEKESIGFKVKEGEAAYS; translated from the coding sequence ATGTCAATCGATTTGATACGGATAGAGCGTTCGATCCGCCTGATTCGTGGCGACAAGGTGCTTCTCGATGAAGACCTGGCGGAACTTTATGGAGTTTCCGTCAAAAGACTGAATGAACAGGTCAAAAGGAACCTTGACCGGTTCCCGGCCGATTTCATGTTTCAGCTGACAAATCAGGAGTTTAAAGACTTGAAGTCGCAATTTGCGACCTCAAATCAGTGGGGCGGGCGCCGCACACCGCCGTATGCGTTTAGTGAGCAGGGCGTTGCCATGCTCTCCAGCGTGCTCAACAGTCCGCGGGCGGTGCAGGTCAATATCGAGATCATGCGAACGTTTGTCCGCTTGCGGAAAATCCTGGCCTCGCATGCCGATCTCGCTGAAAAGTTAGAGGGATTGGAGCAGAAGTACGACGAACAGTTCCGGGTGGTGTTCGAGGCCATCCGCCAGTTAATGAGTCCGGACGTTGCTGAAAAAGAATCGATCGGGTTCAAGGTGAAGGAAGGGGAGGCGGCTTATTCGTAG
- a CDS encoding DNA-binding protein, with protein sequence AEEVKLLLAAIRRNIADARVTAISDETRFDAA encoded by the coding sequence CAGCTGAGGAAGTGAAGCTGCTGCTGGCGGCGATCCGGAGGAATATTGCCGATGCCCGGGTGACGGCAATCAGTGATGAAACCCGTTTCGATGCGGCCTGA